The Numenius arquata chromosome 26, bNumArq3.hap1.1, whole genome shotgun sequence genome has a segment encoding these proteins:
- the LOC141475645 gene encoding gastrokine-1-like codes for MKLTIVIASLLGVFLASALANMNGKNNAQGHHGEHSHRSLTDTGVSTHSKEGSEDWKSVWDVTTGYVATKVFSKHTCIIANMDKRFWLDKPFPAPPQGHQGPSLHQLPPRLNRFIISRNRLQSLRPYGKQIQALCRGIPSYLAYPTAGSNFLKQDVACLKVKINELPVYYCD; via the exons ATGAAGCTCACT ATTGTGATTGCTTCTCTTCTTGGAGTTTTCCTGGCTTCAGCTCTTGCCAACATG AACGGCAAGAACAACGCGCAGGGGCACCACGGTGAGCACTCACACCGCTCTCTCACTGACACCGGGGTCAGCACCCACTCAAAGGAGGGCTCGGAGGACTGGAAATCTGTCTGGGACGTCACGACT gGCTACGTAGCAACCAAGGTATTTTCAAAACACACCTGCATCATTGCTAACATGGACAAGAGGTTTTGGCTCGATAAACCCTTTCCCGCACCACCTCAAGGACACCAG GGACCGAGTCTTCACCAACTTCCACCCAGACTGAACCGCTTCATTATCTCTAGGAACAGACTCCAAAGCTTGCGCCCGTACGGAAAACAGATTCAAGCTCTGTGCCGAGGAATTCCCTCTTACCTTGCTTACCCTACTGCTG gatCAAACTTCTTAAAGCAAGATGTTGCCTGTTTGAAAGTTAAGATTAATGAACTGCCTGTCTATTACTGTGATTGA
- the LOC141475646 gene encoding gastrokine-1-like: MAGYLRWRVHLVRSTCTGISSAVKMKLTIVATVLLGLLLTPALAEYVSQQIVTKQFPIVGGFQIITINRYLRVATIEQRSNQGSWKTVWNYNLGYVASKVQSQGTCYVSVMNRNVIPRFDSLLFLAEQSMGLKGQGQPTKQITLVVKNAVRDLTSYGTDIVTMCRGLTTYLTYEVYGPQNTYNYGTCTILDVLRLVDLKYCLSNSKGVVNGYQPF, from the exons ATGGCGG GCTATCTCCG GTGGAGGGTTCACCTTGTTCGTTCTACCTGCACCGGCATCAGCTCTGCAGTCAAGATGAAGCTCACT attgtgGCTACCGTCCTTCTTGGACTCTTGCTGACTCCAGCCCTTGCTGAATACGTGA GCCAGCAGATCGTAACCAAGCAATTCCCCATTGTTGGAGGCTTCCAAATCATCACCATCAACAGGTACTTGCGTGTGGCAACTATCGAGCAGAGGAGCAACCAGGGGTCATGGAAAACCGTTTGGAACTACAACCTG GGCTACGTTGCAAGCAAGGTGCAGTCACAGGGAACCTGCTACGTTTCCGTAATGAACAGAAATGTGATACCTCGCTTTGATTCCCTGCTCTTCCTGGCTGAGCAGAGCATG GGCCTGAAAGGTCAAGGACAACCTACAAAGCAGATCACACTTGTCGTCAAGAACGCCGTCCGTGACCTCACCTCTTACGGAACAGACATCGTCACTATGTGCAGAGGACTCACAACCTACCTGACTTACGAAGTTTACG gacCGCAAAATACATACAATTACGGAACATGCACTATACTTGATGTCCTGCGACTTGTGGACCTTAAGTATTGTCTGTCAAACAGCAAGGGCGTGGTCAACGGCTACCAACCTTTCTGA
- the LOC141475647 gene encoding gastrokine-1-like, which produces MKLTIVATVLLGLLLTPALAEYPQQTGGIDIVGGGQIIDGGQLTGGGQQIVTKQFPIVGGFQIITINRYLRVATIEQRSNQGSWKTVWNYNLGYVASKVQSQGTCYVSVMNRNVIPRFDSLLFLAEQSMGLKGQGQPTKQITLVVKNAVRDLTSYGTDIVTMCRGLTTYLTYEVYGPQNTYNYGTCTILDVLRLVDLKYCLSNSKGVVNGYQPF; this is translated from the exons ATGAAGCTCACT attgtgGCTACCGTCCTTCTTGGACTCTTGCTGACTCCAGCCCTTGCTGAATAC CCCCAGCAAACGGGTGGAATTGATATCGTAGGTGGAGGTCAAATAATAGATGGAGGTCAGCTCACAGGTGGAGGCCAGCAGATCGTAACCAAGCAATTCCCCATTGTTGGAGGCTTCCAAATCATCACCATCAACAGGTACTTGCGTGTGGCAACTATCGAGCAGAGGAGCAACCAGGGGTCATGGAAAACCGTTTGGAACTACAACCTG GGCTACGTTGCAAGCAAAGTGCAGTCACAGGGAACCTGCTACGTTTCCGTAATGAACAGAAATGTGATACCTCGCTTTGATTCCCTGCTCTTCCTGGCTGAGCAGAGCATG GGCCTGAAAGGTCAAGGACAACCTACAAAGCAGATCACACTTGTCGTCAAGAACGCCGTCCGTGACCTCACCTCTTACGGAACAGACATCGTCACTATGTGCAGAGGACTCACAACCTACCTGACTTACGAAGTTTACG gacCGCAAAATACATACAATTACGGAACATGCACTATACTTGATGTCCTGCGACTTGTGGACCTTAAGTATTGTCTGTCAAACAGCAAGGGCGTGGTCAACGGCTACCAACCTTTCTGA
- the LOC141475648 gene encoding gastrokine-1-like, producing the protein MRQCSSADAVELCWITPAEDTASEFKDMPTLTTGKRVLYNDNTEQIRQGLEKLQKVLPRGDTYMHEGFERNGKNNAQGHHGEHSHRSLTDTGVSTHSKEGSEDWKSVWDVTTIVIASLLGVFLASALANMNGKNNAQGHHGEHSHRSLTDTGVSTHSKEGSEDWKSVWDVTTGYVATKVFSKHTCIIANMDKRFWLDKPFPAPPQGHQGPSLHQLPPRLNRFIISRNRLQSLRPYGKQIQALCRGIPSYLAYPTAGSNFLKQDVACLKVKIKELPVYYCD; encoded by the exons ATGAGACAGTGCAGCTCTGCTGATGCTGTAGAGCTGTGCTGGATTACACCAGCTGAAGACACGGCCAGTGAATTTAAGGACATGCCTACGCTGACGACAGGGAAGAGAGTCCTCTACAATGATAATAC GGAACAGATACGCCAGGGtctggaaaagctgcagaaagtcCTTCCGAGAGGTGACACATACATGCACGAAGGATTTGAAAGG AACGGCAAGAACAACGCGCAGGGGCACCACGGTGAGCACTCACACCGCTCTCTCACTGACACCGGGGTCAGCACCCACTCAAAGGAGGGCTCGGAGGACTGGAAATCTGTCTGGGACGTCACGACT ATTGTGATTGCTTCTCTTCTTGGAGTTTTCCTGGCTTCAGCTCTTGCCAACATG AACGGCAAGAACAACGCGCAGGGGCACCACGGTGAGCACTCACACCGCTCTCTCACTGACACCGGGGTCAGCACCCACTCAAAGGAGGGCTCGGAGGACTGGAAATCTGTCTGGGACGTCACGACT gGCTACGTAGCAACCAAGGTATTTTCAAAACACACCTGCATCATTGCTAACATGGACAAGAGGTTTTGGCTCGATAAACCCTTTCCCGCACCACCTCAAGGACACCAG GGACCGAGTCTTCACCAACTTCCACCCAGACTGAACCGCTTCATTATCTCAAGGAACAGACTCCAAAGCTTGCGCCCGTACGGAAAACAGATTCAAGCTCTGTGCCGAGGAATTCCCTCTTACCTGGCTTACCCTACTGCTG gatCAAACTTCTTAAAGCAAGATGTTGCCTGTTTGAAAGTTAAGATTAAGGAACTGCCTGTCTATTACTGTGATTAA
- the LOC141475649 gene encoding gastrokine-1-like — translation MKLTIVATVLLGLLLTPALAEYPQQTGGIDIVGGGQIIDGGQLTGGGQQIVTKQFPIVGGFQIITINRYLRVATIEQRSNQGSWKTVWNYNLGYVASKVQSQGTCYVSVMNRNVIPRFDSLLFLAEQSMGLKGQGQPTKQITLVVKNAVRDLTSYGTDIVTMCRGLTTYLTYEVYGPQNTYNYGTCTILDVLRLVDLKYCLSNSKGVVNGYQPF, via the exons ATGAAGCTCACT attgtgGCTACCGTCCTTCTTGGACTCTTGCTGACTCCAGCCCTTGCTGAATAC CCCCAGCAAACGGGTGGAATTGATATCGTAGGCGGAGGTCAAATAATAGATGGAGGTCAGCTCACAGGTGGAGGCCAGCAGATCGTAACCAAGCAATTCCCCATTGTTGGAGGCTTCCAAATCATCACCATCAACAGGTACTTGCGTGTGGCAACTATCGAGCAGAGGAGCAACCAGGGGTCATGGAAAACCGTTTGGAACTACAACCTG GGCTACGTTGCAAGCAAAGTGCAGTCACAGGGAACCTGCTACGTTTCCGTAATGAATAGAAATGTGATACCTCGCTTTGATTCCCTGCTCTTCCTGGCTGAGCAGAGCATG GGCCTGAAAGGTCAAGGACAACCTACAAAGCAGATCACACTTGTCGTCAAGAACGCCGTCCGTGACCTCACCTCTTACGGAACAGACATCGTCACTATGTGCAGAGGACTCACAACCTACCTGACTTACGAAGTTTACG gacCACAAAATACATACAATTACGGAACATGCACTATACTTGATGTCCTGCGACTTGTGGACCTTAAGTATTGTCTGTCAAACAGCAAGGGCGTGGTCAACGGCTACCAACCTTTCTGA